The following are encoded together in the Ovis canadensis isolate MfBH-ARS-UI-01 breed Bighorn chromosome 2, ARS-UI_OviCan_v2, whole genome shotgun sequence genome:
- the LOC138434560 gene encoding large ribosomal subunit protein eL21-like: protein MTNTKGKRQGTRYMFSRPFRKHGVVPLATYMRIYIKGAIVDIKGMGTVQKGMPHKCYHGKTGRVYNVTQHAVGIIVNKQVKGKILAKRINVRIEHIRHSKSRDSFLKRVKENDQKKKEAKEKGTWVQMKRQPAPPREAHFVRTNGKEPELLEPIPYEFTA from the coding sequence TGTTCTCCAGGCCTTTCAGAAAACATGGAGTTGTTCCTTTGGCCACATACATGCGAATCTACATTAAGGGTGCTATTGTAGATATCAAGGGAATGGGTACTGTTCAAAAAGGAATGCCCCACAAATGTTACCATGGCAAAACTGGGAGAGTCTACAATGTTACTCAGCATGCTGTTGGCATCATTGTAAACAAACAAGTTAAGGGCaagattcttgccaagagaattaaTGTGCGTATTGAGCATATTAGGCACTCTAAGAGCCGAGATAGCTTCCTGAAACGTGTGAaggaaaatgatcagaaaaagaaggaagccaaAGAGAAAGGGACTTGGGTTCAGATGAAGCGCCAGCCTGCTCCACCTAGAGAAGCACACTTTGTGAGGACCAATGGAAAGGAACCCGAACTGTTGGAGCCCATCCCCTATGAATTCACGGCCTGA